A stretch of DNA from Curtobacterium sp. MCBD17_035:
CGCCGGGCTGCCGCCTGAGATCAACCAGTGGATGTCGAGTAGATCTCGGGCATCGGATGCCCGACACCCTTCCGGTTCTGGTGCATGAGCGCGCCCTGCTCAGCGCCCATCCGGTATAGCCACCCACCTCGCGAGTGGCCACCGCACTCGCACTTCCAGTGGAAGTGCTCGAGCTGCATGGCGTCGTAGCTGCCGTCTCCACCACGGTCGTCTGAGCGGACCGCATTCACGAGGCCCCGGAGGAAGTCCCAGACCATCAGGACACGCTCGGTGCGCTCTTGCCGCCGAGCTGTTCGCGGCCGATCCCCGTCTTCAGGACTTTCTCGTCCCACTGCTCCACGAGCTCCATGACGGACGACGGGTCGACGCCGTCCTTGACTGCGTCGTACCGGGTTCCCTCGTCGACGTGCTCCGCCGACGCCTTGAACGCGTCGAGGTGGAAGTAGCTGTTCCAGCGCGTCTCTCGAATCATCGTCGACGAGTAGGGGTCCGCAAAGTGCCCATCAGGTGATCATCACTCAGGACTACGGCGATCGTCACGCTGAGGTCTGGCCCGGAACGGCGGCCAGCCGCTCCACGGCCCCGATCAGCTCCAGGACGGACCCGAATCGCTGGTTGACGTGATGCGCTGTGCACTTCTGCACGACCTTCGCACCTCATCCTCGCCGGTGAACAGCGACTCCGGCCCAGAGAAGATGTACGACAGCTCGTCCAGGAGCGCCCTATCGGCGCGGAGGAGAGCGCATGGCAGATTGCAGACCGAATTATCCGCGAAGGCCCCACCGGGCTTTAGCTCGCCCGTCCGGCTGACGATCCTGTTCGGGGCGTCAAGACGTTCGGTCACTCACTAGCGCCCAGCAGTTGCTTGCGCGGGGCGATGCTTGCCGCGAGAACGGTGAGCAACCCGACCAGGGCGAGTGGGACGGCCACGTCGGCGTGATCGATGAGGGCGCCGGTGGCGGCGGAGGCGAGCGCAGCTCCGAGATTGACAGCGGTGTTCACCCAGGTCGAAGCCTCGGTCCGGGCGGCTTCGGGCACGACAGCCTCAGCGACGAGGTACCCGGTGATGAGGGACGGCGCGAGGAACAGACCGAGCAACACGAGCCCACCTGCGAACCAGATCAGGCCACCGACCTGGGAGACGCCGACAGCGACGATCCCCATGCCGACGGCAAGCAGCAGCAGCTTCGTCCCGAGCGTTGCCCGCCAGCGGATGTGCCCGTAGAGCACACCGCCGATCGCGCTCCCGGCGGCGAACGCAGCGAGCAGCCACCCCGAGCTCGCCACGGAGCCGTGTTCTTCCGCGACCGCGGGCGCAACAATCTCGGCAACACCGAGCACGCATCCGACCCCGACGAGCACGACCAGGACGCGAGGGAATCCGGGCTGTCTCAGCGGCCGCTGCGCTCGGTAGGTGTCGCTGCTGTTTGACGACTGCGCCCGTGACGCGGTACTCGTCGTGAGCCCGAGGGTGCCGACGAGAACGACCACAGCAGTCAGCAACAGGCCGATCGCGGCTGTTGTGGCGGTGATGACGCTGGCGATCAGGACCGGACCGATCACGAAGAGCAATTCCTCGGCGACCGCGTCGACGCTGAACGCTTGCTTCCGCTGTTCGCCCGGTTGGGTGAGGGCCGCCCAGATGACGCGCATCGCCGCTCCCAGCGGCGGGGCGGTCACCCCGATCACGGCGCTTTCGGCGAGGATGATGAGAAGTGGTGCATGCGCGGCGACGGATGCTGCGAGCACGGCGAGGCCCGCGGCTTGACTGGCGCCGAGCGTCGTGAGAGCACGTCGTTGCCCCCATCGGTCGACTGCCCGGGCGCGCGACGGAGCGGCAACGACGTTGGCTACGCCGAAGACAGCGGCCGCGACACCTGCGGCAGCGAATGAGCTGGTGCTTTCCTGTACGGCGAGGACGATGCCGAGGCTCGCCATCGCGAGAGCGGAACGACCGACGAGTGCCGGGATGAAGGCGCGAAGCGCGTCGGGAATACGAAGCACGGTGAGCATGGAGAACGCTTGGTGATGCGCTTACAGCGTGCGGCTGAAGCGGTACTAACGGTTGAAGCCCGGGGCACGACAAAGACACCCTGGGGTCAGGTTCCTGCGCGGGCGAGACGCAGGGCCGTTAGTTGAACATCACGATGTGCACGTTGCGACGGTAGCACCGGCAGCGCGCTGCCTCAGTAGCCGATGACGACCCGTAGCTGCCAGAACGGCCCGAAAAGTCGCCGCGGCTGCACCTCAAAACGAACGTCAACGTCCGGAAACTCCACTCCGCCACCCCTGGTCACTCAGCGATTCTTGCAGCCTGAGCATCATCTCCTGCTGCGGAATCACGAAGGAGAACTCGATGGCGTCCCGTAGCCGATCGGCAGCCGAGACGAGCGGTCAGTCCTGCTTGCGCTCGTCCTCGTCAGCCCACCGACGAAGCAGCTGGCGGTTTTCGCGTACTCGCGCAGTCACCGCGACAGCCGCAGTAGCAAAGCCCGCAACGATCATGATCCATCCGAGCACCATCTGGCCCGACGTCGAATAAGTCGAATAAGTGGACCCGAGCACTCCGACGACGATGCCAACGAGGGCGATGACAGGAAGACCGACCTTCACGACGTGAACGGTACCGGGAGCTAGCTGCTCCTGTGCCCGGTAGCGGATCAGCTAGCGAACGGTCGTGGTTCGCAGGGGTGAGCACGCAGCGACAACTACGGCGGCGGCGAACACGAGAGTCACCGCGAGCAGGGCGAAGCGATCTCCGGCGACGGTCATGAGGGCACCGCCACCCACTGCTCCTACTGCGGCGAGCGTTCGGTTCGCGCTGCGCATCGTGCCGTTCATGCGGCCGAGGAGGGCGTCGGGTGTGACGGTCTGGCGGAGGCTCATCTCGTTCGCGTTCTCGCACCCCGCCGCAGCGCCATGCACGGCGAACGCGACGAACAAGACCACGACGGCCACCAGCGGCGCTGCAGCGCCACTGCCAACGGTTGCGAACGTGATGGCCGCCCACGCGATCGGGTACGCGGCTCGAGCGGCGATGATCGTCTGGCCGGCACCGAAGCGGGTGCCGAGGCGCGGCGCAGCGGTAGCGCCGAGGAGCATCGCGACTCCGCTGACGGCGATGATGGCCCCGTACACGGCGGCTGGTAGTGCGAGGGTGCGAAGCGCGAGGGTCGCGAATACCGTCAGACCCGCGGCGTTGGCGAGGAACCACAGGTGTGTGGACAGCGCCAGAGGCGCAAGCGTTGCATGACCGTACGTCCAACGCAGACCGTCAACGATGTCGTGCCGCAGCCGCGTACCCGGCAGGCGTGCCCGCTTCTGCTCGACAACGCGGACCCGGGCGATGAGGACAGCGTCGACGAAGTAGCTCACCGAGTCGAGGGCGATCGCGACCGGCGCGGTGACGATGCTGACCACGACACCGCCGAGAGCCGGGCCCACCGTCTGCGCTGCCGCGTCACTCTGATCCACCCGCGCATTCGCCGCCAAGAGGAGCGGGCGAGGGACGATCCGAGGCAGGAGAGACTGCGTGGCGGCGAAGCCCACGACCGACAAGGCACCGAACACGAACAACGCCGCCGCCGTCACGCAGAGGTTCAGTAGTCCAGTCAGCCAGAGGACCGGAATCGTACCGAGGCACACGCCACGACCGACACTCGCCCAGATCAGGAGTGGCTTCCGCCGGAAGCGATCGACGTACGCGCCGACGATCAGACCGAACAATGCATACGGGAGGAATTGGGCAGCGTTCACCAGGCCCACCTCGAACGGAGTGGCGTGCAGCACCGTCACCACGAGAACCGGTACGGCGACCGCGCTCACCGCTGATCCGAACGACGAGACTGTCGCGGCCGACCAGTACGAGCGGAACCCGGGCACTCGACGCAGCGTGGTCACGTCGTCGCCCATGCGCCAACGCTTGCAGATCGCAAACCCACGAGCAAGGAGCTCGGCACCATACGTCCCTGTGCGGGTGGCTGATTGCTCGCCGGGCGTTCGTGGCACTGTGAGGTCATGGTTTCCAGCGTCGCCGTCCTCTCCGATGTGCACGGCATGCTGCCTGCGCTCGAGCGGGTCCTCAGCGAGCCAGCCGTGGAGCGCGCGGAGCTGATCGTCGTGACGGGAGACCACACCTGGGGCCCTCAGCCGGCGCAGGTCCTCGACCGCCTCATGCAACTCGGCGACCGGGCGGTCCTGATCAGGGGGAACGCGGACCGGGAGCTGCTGTCCATGTCTCGTGGGATCGACGTCGGCCTCGGCGATGACCCCGTGTCAGTGTGGGGCGCGGCGCAGCTCGCCTCCGAGCACCGTGCCCTCCTGGAGTCGATGGCTGAGAACGTCACGGTCGACATCGACGGGTTCCGGCCGGTGTTCTTCTCACATGCGACGCCGCGCAACGACGAGGAAGTGGTCCTGGCGCGTCGCGGTGTTCGGAGGTGCGAAGACCGTGCCGTGCCAGCTCGTACCCTCGCGGCTCTCGACGACGCGACGTTCGACGTCACCGCCGCTCGAGTGAGCGACGGCCAACTGTTCCTGCACGGGTGGGTCGACGAACACGACACGAGCCTCGGGACGGTGCGACTTCCGGTCCTGCTGACTGTTTCCAAGACAACCGACGTCGTCATGGACAGCACCGGCGGGACCGGCGAGCTCGTGCCCGAAAGCATCGACGTCA
This window harbors:
- a CDS encoding MFS transporter, which encodes MLTVLRIPDALRAFIPALVGRSALAMASLGIVLAVQESTSSFAAAGVAAAVFGVANVVAAPSRARAVDRWGQRRALTTLGASQAAGLAVLAASVAAHAPLLIILAESAVIGVTAPPLGAAMRVIWAALTQPGEQRKQAFSVDAVAEELLFVIGPVLIASVITATTAAIGLLLTAVVVLVGTLGLTTSTASRAQSSNSSDTYRAQRPLRQPGFPRVLVVLVGVGCVLGVAEIVAPAVAEEHGSVASSGWLLAAFAAGSAIGGVLYGHIRWRATLGTKLLLLAVGMGIVAVGVSQVGGLIWFAGGLVLLGLFLAPSLITGYLVAEAVVPEAARTEASTWVNTAVNLGAALASAATGALIDHADVAVPLALVGLLTVLAASIAPRKQLLGASE
- a CDS encoding MFS transporter, which produces MGDDVTTLRRVPGFRSYWSAATVSSFGSAVSAVAVPVLVVTVLHATPFEVGLVNAAQFLPYALFGLIVGAYVDRFRRKPLLIWASVGRGVCLGTIPVLWLTGLLNLCVTAAALFVFGALSVVGFAATQSLLPRIVPRPLLLAANARVDQSDAAAQTVGPALGGVVVSIVTAPVAIALDSVSYFVDAVLIARVRVVEQKRARLPGTRLRHDIVDGLRWTYGHATLAPLALSTHLWFLANAAGLTVFATLALRTLALPAAVYGAIIAVSGVAMLLGATAAPRLGTRFGAGQTIIAARAAYPIAWAAITFATVGSGAAAPLVAVVVLFVAFAVHGAAAGCENANEMSLRQTVTPDALLGRMNGTMRSANRTLAAVGAVGGGALMTVAGDRFALLAVTLVFAAAVVVAACSPLRTTTVR
- a CDS encoding metallophosphoesterase; its protein translation is MVSSVAVLSDVHGMLPALERVLSEPAVERAELIVVTGDHTWGPQPAQVLDRLMQLGDRAVLIRGNADRELLSMSRGIDVGLGDDPVSVWGAAQLASEHRALLESMAENVTVDIDGFRPVFFSHATPRNDEEVVLARRGVRRCEDRAVPARTLAALDDATFDVTAARVSDGQLFLHGWVDEHDTSLGTVRLPVLLTVSKTTDVVMDSTGGTGELVPESIDVIATAVTLRGVIPCVVVVTTSTRSEVPLDVGTSPIALRRWCRWWPWDGAPALLNYRAVSRRLGGTACPACTHRWDEHPGGEDVTRTTCGECEYELGTVSCRRMDRSARRRCRVGFSSSAERTPGAGTP